In Natrinema sp. HArc-T2, a genomic segment contains:
- a CDS encoding DUF5518 domain-containing protein — protein sequence MPEAGSPLQPGMTQWKYALIGGLCSLPFTTFSYWQTGSELSLGAVFFGGILAGYLIGRVNGEISGVGVRVGIVGGLPVFWVVFDLLTTTFHLAGPVWFVASAIGATIVFAVLGFGISALTGEVGVRVGRWLAGNQYD from the coding sequence ATGCCTGAAGCTGGTTCTCCTCTACAGCCCGGAATGACCCAATGGAAGTACGCTCTCATCGGTGGGTTGTGCTCTCTTCCATTCACCACCTTCAGTTACTGGCAAACAGGATCCGAACTCTCGCTTGGAGCGGTGTTTTTCGGTGGTATTCTTGCCGGCTATCTGATCGGGCGTGTGAACGGTGAAATTAGCGGAGTTGGGGTTCGGGTCGGGATTGTTGGCGGACTTCCAGTATTCTGGGTTGTTTTCGATCTTCTTACAACCACATTCCACTTAGCCGGCCCAGTATGGTTTGTGGCGAGCGCGATCGGTGCCACGATTGTGTTTGCAGTCCTTGGATTCGGAATTTCAGCGCTCACCGGTGAAGTGGGAGTACGGGTTGGGCGTTGGCTGGCTGGTAACCAATATGACTAA
- a CDS encoding sugar-specific transcriptional regulator TrmB has translation MSNTESPDGPPSFEDAFRDDDVEQRIYGTILQTREPATASAIAEQAECDPKTARKYLGWFSDLGIVTHHDGHPTTYERNDAYFQWRRINQLAAEHTIDELQEHVRTLTTRITDYEETYDATTPAAVDAVDAAETSDERTIDDVYSDLADWATARDERKRYERARQQRAGAETDQASG, from the coding sequence ATGTCCAATACAGAGTCTCCAGACGGCCCCCCATCCTTTGAGGATGCGTTTCGTGACGATGATGTCGAACAACGCATCTACGGGACAATCCTTCAGACCCGCGAACCTGCAACGGCGAGCGCTATCGCAGAGCAGGCCGAATGCGACCCGAAGACAGCTCGAAAATATCTGGGCTGGTTCAGCGACCTCGGAATCGTCACGCACCACGATGGCCATCCGACGACCTACGAGCGCAATGATGCATACTTCCAGTGGCGGCGCATCAATCAGCTCGCTGCCGAGCACACCATCGACGAACTCCAAGAGCACGTCCGCACGCTCACGACACGGATTACAGATTACGAAGAAACGTACGATGCCACAACGCCGGCAGCCGTCGACGCTGTCGATGCTGCAGAGACAAGCGACGAACGGACGATCGACGATGTGTATAGCGACCTTGCCGACTGGGCGACCGCTCGAGATGAGCGCAAGCGCTACGAACGTGCTCGTCAGCAACGTGCTGGCGCTGAGACCGACCAAGCATCTGGGTAA
- a CDS encoding PadR family transcriptional regulator produces the protein MDDLTGFQRDLLYVIAGADQPSGQDVKDEIEQYYGSEINHGRLYPNLDTVVNKDLVEKGQLDRRTNYYAITDEGEQAIEDRREWKSQYID, from the coding sequence ATGGACGACCTCACAGGATTCCAACGAGACCTGCTGTACGTGATCGCGGGCGCTGACCAGCCATCTGGACAGGATGTCAAAGACGAGATCGAGCAGTACTATGGTTCAGAGATCAATCACGGGCGGTTGTATCCCAATCTCGATACGGTTGTGAATAAGGACCTTGTCGAAAAAGGACAGCTCGACAGACGCACAAACTACTACGCGATTACAGACGAGGGAGAACAAGCGATTGAGGATCGCCGTGAGTGGAAATCCCAGTACATCGATTAA
- a CDS encoding DNA-binding protein produces MSSNNSSSKVVTVDEQAFKQADEQAVDEDGFPVVDETPEFEATVKQGVQAKVDANHPDGIVDTSDERIHGATLEQEERIRAREDELERISAQAEIGTQEGREKRTRTIAANQNKARRLEFQKRAASVDPMADPERADPRTELTQEQLAAVNKQSMRLAKQLDSWSRAAISRRLSEAVVGGQDLTSAVVNVFEELQTAPGHVIPIGKLEEVSRKEVSIEGRVETLWDPSHPSIAQVGLIADDSGQTRVTIWKSSDAPWIEEGEQVRIHKAARNWHEGRVSLAVTGWSTIHFPERGRWWE; encoded by the coding sequence ATGTCTAGTAACAACTCGAGTAGCAAGGTCGTTACGGTCGATGAACAGGCATTCAAACAGGCGGATGAGCAGGCAGTCGATGAAGACGGCTTCCCGGTCGTCGACGAGACGCCGGAATTCGAGGCAACAGTCAAGCAAGGGGTCCAAGCAAAGGTGGATGCGAACCACCCAGACGGCATCGTCGATACGAGCGATGAGCGGATTCACGGCGCGACCCTCGAGCAGGAAGAGCGGATTCGAGCACGAGAGGACGAACTCGAACGAATCAGTGCCCAGGCCGAGATAGGAACACAAGAAGGTCGAGAGAAGCGGACACGAACGATCGCTGCGAACCAGAACAAAGCGCGGCGTCTCGAGTTCCAAAAACGGGCGGCAAGCGTGGACCCAATGGCGGACCCGGAGCGGGCGGATCCCCGGACAGAACTCACCCAGGAGCAGTTGGCGGCCGTGAACAAGCAGTCGATGCGACTCGCGAAGCAGTTGGATAGCTGGTCTCGAGCGGCGATCAGCCGTCGGTTGAGTGAAGCCGTCGTCGGTGGCCAAGACCTGACAAGTGCGGTCGTCAACGTGTTCGAGGAACTGCAGACGGCGCCCGGACACGTCATCCCCATTGGAAAACTCGAGGAGGTTTCTCGAAAAGAGGTGAGCATCGAAGGGCGTGTCGAAACCCTGTGGGATCCCTCGCATCCAAGCATCGCACAGGTCGGGCTCATCGCAGATGACAGTGGACAGACACGCGTGACGATCTGGAAGTCATCAGACGCGCCGTGGATTGAGGAAGGTGAGCAAGTGCGCATTCACAAGGCTGCCCGAAACTGGCACGAAGGCCGTGTTTCACTGGCCGTGACCGGGTGGTCGACGATCCACTTCCCCGAGCGCGGCCGCTGGTGGGAATAG
- a CDS encoding cation:proton antiporter: MSAGSALISLVVIILGLGVASQVLADRLEIPSVLFLILAGVAVGPEGLDIIGLESLGGPGPLSAIVGLSVAIIVFEGAFHLKLTKLRQTPREAIRLITVGALIALVGTAVVVRFALNVSWELSFLVGSLLIATGPTVITPILDVVPVRDRVAAALETEGIVNDVTAAILAVAVFEMVVSEESELQVLVEEFVSRLGIGLLIGVLTAGVLWYLLTHVDLSPSNAVRNSRLIVLVGALATYGIANAIITEAGIAAVATAGLLLGNAGVPYEEEIAAFKGDITLIVLSFVFISLTTLLSFEDLLSLGVGGIVVVFVVVAVIRPVAVLLCTYGEHFSFREQLFMSGVGPRGIIPASVATLFALELRSSNPEAATVLVGTVFLVILTTVVFEGGFARHIAQALKVLPMRVIVVGGGRVGRGLAERLEDRGENVIIIDNDQEKVEAARNAGFTVHHGDGTDTSVLQSAGAANAKIVAAATGDDDANLLIAQLANSKFDNETVIARVNTPGNADAFEDLGVRAIAADESIAQSMDNAIERPALSEWMTELGRTGDVQEIEVTAEKLVGKSIRELDQELPDGVLVALVSRNGESEVPDADLTLQHGDHLTFVGRRNAVHEALEQCHPHLRT, encoded by the coding sequence GTGAGTGCCGGTTCTGCATTAATTTCCCTCGTCGTGATCATCTTAGGGCTGGGCGTCGCTTCCCAAGTGTTAGCCGATCGCTTGGAGATTCCCAGTGTCCTCTTTCTGATTCTCGCAGGGGTCGCTGTTGGGCCTGAAGGACTCGACATTATCGGATTAGAATCACTCGGCGGACCTGGACCCCTCTCAGCGATCGTTGGACTGTCAGTCGCGATTATCGTCTTTGAGGGTGCCTTCCATCTGAAACTCACGAAGCTCCGACAGACACCGCGTGAAGCGATTCGGTTGATCACGGTAGGCGCACTTATCGCTCTCGTCGGGACAGCTGTTGTTGTCCGATTCGCACTCAATGTCTCATGGGAGCTGTCGTTTCTCGTCGGTTCACTCCTCATCGCGACCGGGCCGACGGTGATTACACCGATTTTAGATGTGGTGCCGGTTCGAGACCGCGTGGCGGCAGCGCTCGAGACGGAAGGGATCGTCAACGACGTCACGGCTGCGATCTTAGCAGTCGCCGTCTTCGAGATGGTCGTCTCCGAGGAGAGCGAACTGCAGGTTCTGGTCGAAGAGTTCGTGTCTCGGCTCGGGATCGGTCTCCTCATCGGTGTCCTGACAGCAGGCGTTCTTTGGTATCTGCTCACCCACGTCGATCTCTCGCCGTCGAACGCCGTCCGAAACTCGCGCCTCATCGTTCTTGTCGGAGCACTTGCCACCTACGGAATCGCAAACGCGATTATCACGGAGGCAGGCATCGCGGCAGTTGCGACAGCCGGGCTGCTCCTCGGGAACGCTGGCGTCCCGTATGAGGAGGAAATTGCGGCGTTCAAGGGCGATATCACGCTGATCGTCCTCTCATTTGTGTTCATATCTCTCACGACACTTCTTTCGTTTGAGGACCTTCTCTCACTCGGGGTCGGTGGTATCGTGGTTGTCTTCGTTGTGGTAGCGGTCATCCGACCTGTCGCAGTCCTCCTCTGTACGTACGGCGAGCACTTTTCGTTCCGCGAGCAACTATTTATGAGTGGAGTTGGTCCTCGCGGTATTATCCCAGCAAGCGTGGCAACACTCTTCGCACTCGAGCTCCGGTCGTCGAACCCCGAAGCAGCGACCGTTCTCGTCGGGACCGTGTTTCTGGTGATTCTGACAACGGTCGTTTTCGAAGGAGGGTTTGCCAGGCACATCGCACAAGCACTCAAGGTACTACCAATGCGCGTAATCGTTGTCGGCGGCGGTCGTGTCGGTCGCGGCCTCGCCGAACGGCTGGAGGATCGTGGTGAAAACGTGATCATTATCGACAATGACCAAGAAAAAGTCGAGGCAGCACGGAACGCTGGATTCACCGTCCACCATGGCGATGGAACGGACACGTCCGTCCTGCAATCTGCGGGCGCGGCGAACGCGAAGATCGTCGCCGCAGCGACGGGTGACGACGATGCAAATCTCCTCATCGCCCAGCTCGCAAACTCGAAGTTCGACAATGAGACGGTCATCGCTCGAGTGAACACACCAGGGAATGCCGACGCGTTCGAAGACCTGGGTGTTCGAGCGATTGCAGCTGATGAATCGATCGCTCAGTCGATGGATAATGCGATCGAACGACCAGCCCTCTCGGAGTGGATGACTGAACTCGGACGAACCGGTGACGTTCAAGAAATCGAGGTGACGGCCGAAAAACTGGTCGGAAAATCGATCCGCGAACTCGACCAAGAGCTCCCAGATGGCGTCTTAGTCGCACTCGTTAGTCGCAATGGTGAGTCGGAGGTCCCTGATGCAGACTTGACGCTTCAACACGGAGACCACCTCACGTTCGTTGGCCGCCGAAACGCGGTTCACGAGGCACTCGAGCAGTGCCACCCGCATCTCCGTACCTAA
- a CDS encoding helix-turn-helix transcriptional regulator codes for MDSSASNVGISYVITGRDGPQGLSIKGELEEYYENEIHPGRLYPNRDTVIDKGLVYKGEADKRTNHYTITVRGQRELEDRRE; via the coding sequence GTGGATTCATCCGCTTCCAACGTTGGCATCTCGTACGTGATCACCGGCCGGGACGGTCCTCAGGGCCTCTCGATCAAAGGTGAACTCGAGGAGTACTACGAGAACGAGATCCACCCTGGGCGGCTTTATCCGAATCGTGATACGGTCATCGACAAAGGGCTCGTCTACAAAGGCGAGGCCGACAAGCGAACGAACCACTACACGATCACAGTGCGTGGTCAACGCGAACTCGAGGACCGTCGGGAGTGA
- a CDS encoding DUF3006 domain-containing protein: MDGTYTGVVDRIEDGEIAVILLEEDEQVIEQVDIPADRLPEPARTDGGVLSVTLEDSEVVSMEYRPDATRERRESVQEKLDRLSERLCDREE; the protein is encoded by the coding sequence ATGGATGGGACCTACACTGGTGTTGTCGATCGAATTGAAGACGGTGAGATTGCTGTCATCTTGCTCGAGGAGGACGAGCAGGTGATCGAGCAAGTGGATATCCCTGCTGATCGACTCCCAGAGCCCGCCCGAACGGACGGTGGCGTGCTGTCGGTGACGCTCGAGGATAGTGAGGTCGTGTCGATGGAGTACCGACCGGACGCAACGCGAGAGCGCCGTGAATCTGTTCAGGAGAAGTTGGATCGGTTGTCCGAGCGGTTATGTGATCGCGAGGAGTGA
- a CDS encoding MBL fold metallo-hydrolase: MDRAILVVFVTLLVVLAGCAGGTEGAEDAIGDSQSVGDAIEVVELNVADVSPDEEYIVLQNTADEPVDLSGFELRDREDGQVDGGLSPFSFPSEFILESGETVKITTGEGDSTETELYWGYNVNIWRGDGDVVRFVDANGQVVLEHAYGDINLDESESDGDVDGGTGDESDGDGESAVEGELEIHHIDVGQGDSTLIITPANETILIDTGDWRQDGSEVIAYLEAQGIDRIDHLVATHADADHIGGHAAVIEHFETTGEGVGAAYDSGVPSDSATYENYLDTVDEYDVELLIVESGDELPLEGDISAQVMNPPVGDAGSDVNDNSVVLAFEFGDFQYLAPGDVDTGVEQRLVDEWGSNLESAIYKAGHHGSSTSSSEAFVDAIAPETAIISSAYDSQYGHPSDEVLERFADRDIETYWTGVHGDIVVRTDGTSIAVETSESFSTNPADILAETPDSDDEMNALAPPPLVAGSVASGIDGAVAPAMG; the protein is encoded by the coding sequence ATGGACCGAGCGATCCTCGTAGTCTTCGTGACGCTCCTCGTCGTTCTTGCAGGATGTGCGGGCGGCACCGAAGGAGCCGAGGACGCGATCGGCGACTCGCAGTCGGTTGGGGATGCTATCGAAGTCGTCGAGTTGAACGTTGCGGACGTATCACCCGATGAGGAGTACATTGTCCTCCAGAACACCGCCGATGAGCCCGTTGATTTGTCCGGGTTTGAACTCCGAGACCGAGAGGATGGGCAGGTCGATGGCGGCCTCTCACCGTTTTCGTTTCCAAGTGAGTTTATCCTCGAGTCCGGGGAGACTGTGAAGATAACGACCGGTGAAGGCGACTCAACGGAGACCGAACTGTACTGGGGGTACAACGTGAATATCTGGCGAGGCGATGGCGATGTGGTTCGGTTCGTCGACGCCAATGGCCAAGTCGTGCTCGAGCACGCTTACGGCGATATCAATCTCGATGAGTCTGAGTCGGACGGCGATGTAGATGGCGGCACTGGTGACGAGAGCGATGGAGACGGCGAGAGTGCTGTCGAGGGCGAACTCGAGATTCACCACATCGACGTTGGACAAGGCGATTCGACTCTCATCATCACGCCAGCCAATGAGACGATCCTGATCGATACTGGTGACTGGCGACAGGACGGCAGTGAGGTCATCGCCTATCTCGAGGCCCAGGGGATCGATCGGATCGACCACCTGGTCGCGACGCATGCCGATGCCGATCACATCGGTGGCCACGCCGCTGTGATCGAGCACTTCGAGACGACTGGTGAGGGCGTTGGGGCTGCGTACGATTCGGGTGTCCCATCGGATTCAGCGACCTATGAGAACTATCTCGATACCGTCGACGAGTACGACGTCGAGCTGCTCATCGTCGAAAGCGGCGATGAGCTACCGCTTGAGGGCGACATCTCTGCCCAGGTGATGAACCCGCCTGTTGGGGACGCTGGGAGTGACGTTAACGATAACAGTGTGGTGCTGGCGTTCGAGTTTGGCGACTTCCAGTATTTAGCGCCCGGCGATGTCGATACTGGCGTCGAGCAGCGGCTGGTCGACGAGTGGGGAAGCAACCTCGAGAGCGCCATCTACAAAGCCGGCCATCACGGCTCATCGACCTCCTCGAGTGAAGCCTTCGTAGATGCCATCGCTCCTGAGACAGCCATCATCTCGAGTGCCTACGACTCACAGTACGGGCATCCGAGTGACGAGGTACTCGAACGGTTTGCCGATCGGGATATCGAAACGTACTGGACTGGGGTCCACGGCGATATCGTAGTGCGGACTGATGGGACGTCGATCGCTGTCGAGACGAGTGAGTCGTTCTCGACGAACCCAGCGGATATCCTCGCGGAGACACCTGATTCCGACGACGAGATGAATGCACTGGCACCCCCTCCGCTTGTCGCAGGCAGTGTGGCCAGTGGGATTGATGGAGCTGTCGCTCCTGCTATGGGATGA